One part of the Acidobacteriota bacterium genome encodes these proteins:
- a CDS encoding aminotransferase has protein sequence MFDGLTTEALAARERELAARFSELAGAGLNLDLTRGKPSPQQVALSDPIDLTLGGDYRLEDGTDVRNYGGLTGIPEARRLGAEMLGVSPDLVIAGGNSSLTFMYQYVLNAWLNGPLGPGSAWREEGRPLRFLCVVPGYDRHFTITQSLGFELVSVPIRDDGPDMDMVEGLVAEDAGIKGIWCVPKYSNPTGCTYSDAVLDRFAQLARRAGPHFRILWDNAYAVHDLDDNPPVLANLMERARDAGTEDNVVMFTSTSKITRAGAGVSFIAMSPANRAPFTKALGTQTIGPDKVNQLRHVRYLGNLDGIRGLMRRHATIVRPKFERVLQHLGDGLRADGVGSWSRPRGGYFLSFEGPPGTASAVVDLAGQAGVKLTPAGATFPYGRDPNDTNIRLAPTYPSMEELDQAMPIFVTAVALIAARQRLEVGAARA, from the coding sequence ATGTTCGACGGACTGACCACCGAGGCTCTGGCCGCCCGTGAACGGGAGCTCGCCGCCCGGTTCAGCGAACTGGCCGGCGCGGGCCTGAATCTCGATTTGACGCGCGGCAAGCCGAGCCCGCAGCAGGTGGCGCTCTCCGACCCCATCGATCTCACCCTCGGCGGTGACTACCGTCTCGAGGATGGCACTGACGTCCGGAATTACGGCGGATTGACCGGCATTCCCGAGGCGCGGCGGCTGGGCGCGGAGATGTTGGGCGTCAGCCCGGATCTCGTCATCGCGGGCGGCAACTCCAGCCTGACCTTCATGTACCAGTACGTGCTGAACGCCTGGCTGAACGGACCCCTCGGTCCAGGCAGCGCCTGGCGAGAGGAAGGCCGTCCACTGCGCTTTCTCTGCGTCGTTCCGGGCTACGACCGCCACTTCACGATCACCCAGAGCCTGGGTTTCGAGCTGGTGTCGGTACCGATCAGGGACGACGGCCCGGACATGGACATGGTGGAAGGCCTCGTCGCGGAAGACGCAGGCATCAAGGGCATCTGGTGCGTCCCGAAGTACTCCAATCCGACCGGCTGTACCTATTCAGACGCGGTGCTCGATCGATTCGCGCAGCTTGCGCGCCGCGCCGGCCCCCACTTCCGGATCCTGTGGGACAACGCCTACGCCGTGCACGACCTTGACGACAACCCGCCCGTGCTGGCGAACCTGATGGAGCGGGCTCGGGACGCCGGGACCGAAGACAACGTCGTGATGTTCACGTCGACGTCGAAGATCACCCGGGCCGGCGCCGGCGTTTCGTTCATCGCGATGTCGCCCGCCAATCGCGCCCCGTTCACGAAGGCGCTGGGCACCCAGACGATCGGCCCCGACAAGGTGAACCAGCTGCGGCATGTGCGTTATCTCGGGAACCTCGACGGCATCCGCGGCCTGATGCGCCGGCACGCGACGATCGTCCGGCCGAAGTTCGAGCGGGTGCTGCAGCATCTTGGCGACGGCCTGCGGGCGGACGGTGTCGGGTCGTGGAGCCGGCCTCGTGGCGGATACTTCCTCTCTTTCGAGGGGCCGCCCGGCACGGCTTCGGCCGTCGTGGACCTGGCAGGGCAGGCGGGCGTGAAGCTGACCCCTGCGGGGGCGACGTTTCCGTACGGACGTGATCCGAATGACACCAACATCCGCCTCGCGCCGACCTACCCTTCGATGGAAGAACTGGATCAGGCGATGCCGATCTTCGTCACCGCAGTGGCGCTGATCGCTGCGCGGCAACGACTCGAGGTGGGGGCAGCGCGCGCTTGA
- a CDS encoding redoxin domain-containing protein, translating into MAPANVVVPGLDGAPVEPLALADDIEATVLLFVMSDCPISNRYAPEVRRIHEAFGERTAFWLVYVDTHRPVAELAAHRESFSYPFAAVRDVEGALATAAGATVTPEAAVWDAAGRLVYRGRIDDRFVSFGVTRAAPTTHDLRGVLDRVAAGESVRFTETRAIGCYIPEIVEK; encoded by the coding sequence GTGGCGCCGGCGAACGTGGTCGTTCCCGGGTTGGACGGAGCTCCGGTCGAGCCGCTCGCGCTGGCTGACGACATCGAGGCAACCGTCCTGCTGTTCGTCATGAGCGACTGTCCCATCTCGAACCGCTACGCGCCCGAGGTGCGGCGGATCCACGAAGCGTTCGGCGAGCGGACCGCCTTCTGGCTGGTCTACGTAGACACGCACCGGCCGGTTGCCGAGCTCGCGGCGCATCGCGAGTCATTCAGCTACCCGTTCGCCGCCGTCCGCGATGTGGAAGGCGCACTGGCCACGGCAGCGGGCGCCACCGTGACGCCGGAGGCGGCGGTCTGGGACGCGGCGGGGCGACTCGTCTACCGTGGGCGGATCGACGACCGGTTCGTCAGCTTCGGCGTGACGCGGGCCGCGCCGACGACGCACGATCTGCGCGGAGTTCTGGACCGGGTCGCGGCCGGGGAGTCGGTGCGGTTCACGGAGACCCGCGCCATCGGGTGCTACATCCCGGAAATAGTCGAGAAGTAA
- the bioD gene encoding dethiobiotin synthase, whose protein sequence is MSCFITGTDTGVGKTFVACAIAAALRARGLRVGVMKPVETGCGPAGARRPRDAAALRAAAGSTLELDTICPWQLAAPLAPDVAARLEGKRIDPAGILSVFREIDRAHDITLVEGAGGLLVPIDGPYTMADLACDLDLPLLVVVNSKLGAINHTLLTLEAAASRGLHVAGYILNRPTPDGDAATVTNADLLARCTDVPCLGAVSWTPAGAPGAVMEDALDLNRLLACARTGQESGS, encoded by the coding sequence ATGAGCTGTTTCATCACCGGGACGGACACCGGTGTCGGCAAGACGTTCGTCGCATGCGCCATCGCCGCCGCTCTCCGCGCTCGTGGTCTGCGGGTCGGGGTCATGAAACCGGTCGAGACCGGTTGCGGTCCTGCCGGGGCGCGGCGTCCACGCGACGCCGCCGCACTGCGAGCCGCCGCCGGGAGCACGCTCGAGCTCGACACGATCTGCCCCTGGCAACTCGCGGCGCCGCTCGCGCCCGACGTGGCGGCACGCCTGGAGGGCAAGCGGATTGACCCCGCCGGGATCCTCTCGGTCTTTCGGGAGATCGACCGGGCGCACGACATCACACTGGTCGAAGGAGCGGGCGGGCTCCTCGTCCCGATTGACGGCCCCTACACGATGGCGGATCTGGCGTGCGATCTCGACCTGCCGCTGCTCGTCGTCGTCAACTCGAAGCTCGGCGCCATAAACCACACGCTCCTCACCCTCGAGGCAGCCGCGAGCCGTGGCCTGCACGTAGCTGGCTACATCCTGAACCGGCCCACGCCCGACGGCGACGCGGCGACCGTTACCAATGCCGACCTGCTCGCACGCTGCACCGACGTCCCCTGTCTCGGTGCGGTTTCCTGGACACCAGCCGGTGCCCCCGGCGCCGTGATGGAGGACGCCCTCGACCTGAATCGCCTCCTGGCGTGCGCGCGAACGGGACAGGAATCCGGTAGCTAG
- the bioB gene encoding biotin synthase BioB encodes MANDRVARGDVEAIYGRGLLDLVYEAATVHRQHHDPEAVQCASLLSVETGGCPEDCAYCPQSVHYDTGVEPSGLMEVGEVAEAAARARAGGADRFCIGAAWREASDGPAFDRVLGMIGAVKAEGLETCATLGMLDRGQAERLRDAGLDYYNHNLDSGRGFYGSIITTRTYDDRLATLRAVRDAGMKVCCGGILGMGETHADRIDLLWELARQEPYPESVPINTLVTVDGTPLAEQPPVPWDEVVRMIATARILMPDTKVRLSAGRMEMGDVTQALCFLAGANSLFLGDRLLTTPNPEPDADAELLQRLGLHGEAPVSVR; translated from the coding sequence ATGGCGAATGATCGCGTCGCGCGCGGCGATGTAGAGGCGATTTACGGCCGCGGTCTCCTCGACCTGGTTTACGAGGCGGCGACCGTCCACCGGCAGCACCATGATCCGGAAGCAGTGCAGTGCGCGTCGCTGTTGAGCGTCGAGACGGGCGGCTGTCCGGAGGATTGCGCCTACTGCCCCCAGTCGGTCCACTACGACACCGGCGTTGAGCCATCCGGCCTGATGGAGGTCGGCGAAGTGGCCGAAGCGGCGGCGCGGGCGCGCGCCGGGGGCGCCGACCGGTTCTGCATCGGCGCAGCCTGGCGTGAGGCATCCGACGGACCGGCTTTCGATCGCGTGCTCGGGATGATCGGCGCCGTGAAAGCCGAAGGACTCGAGACCTGCGCCACGCTGGGCATGCTCGACCGCGGCCAGGCGGAACGGTTGCGCGACGCGGGTCTCGACTACTACAACCACAATCTCGACAGCGGGCGTGGCTTCTATGGCTCGATTATCACGACGCGTACCTACGACGACCGTCTCGCGACGCTGCGCGCAGTGCGCGACGCCGGCATGAAGGTCTGCTGCGGCGGCATTCTGGGGATGGGCGAGACGCACGCGGACCGGATCGACCTGCTGTGGGAGCTTGCGCGGCAGGAGCCGTATCCCGAGAGCGTGCCGATCAACACCCTGGTAACGGTCGACGGGACGCCGCTCGCGGAACAGCCGCCGGTACCCTGGGACGAGGTGGTGCGGATGATCGCGACGGCGCGGATCCTGATGCCGGACACGAAGGTACGGTTGAGCGCCGGCCGGATGGAGATGGGCGACGTGACCCAGGCGCTGTGCTTCCTGGCGGGCGCGAACTCCCTCTTTCTGGGCGATCGCCTGCTCACCACGCCGAACCCGGAACCAGATGCCGATGCGGAGTTGCTTCAGCGCCTCGGCCTGCACGGCGAAGCGCCCGTCAGCGTGCGCTAG
- a CDS encoding tetratricopeptide repeat protein — MVITRLFGSLIVVAAAMLPGIAAGQADDGNWPQGEPDMVLELPAVYTLASGNGVSTRNFVLPVDLTEERWVRGFDLRPAASARDAVLRARILLDVTGVGQRRDEQDAESGYAGAITDHGVLPAGHVLTWSAAGGILPPVGGLAWPLLPGADVLLQLEMQASGAPVDVQASIGLYFVDGGPALAAVTLPMEAPALDIPAGTAEHIVEDRYRLPVAVDLVGAYPQMGPLGRQIHLQATLPDGTVSELLQLDDWQPDELVGHRYDQAIHLPAETTLVARFTFDNSTGNPRNPSDPPERAGFVATAPDGEAAPEQGELVLQVLPILPIDTATLVRNIGLKRARNALLSLQARLRFAPDDYRSHSRLAARYIDMGQAELARPHLEEAIALEPDYAETHFNLGSLLIAEGNHAEAIDAFRKAVELRPEYADAHNNLGALLAASGALTDAVVYYQLALQFNPRDASAHFNLASAQLTLGNREEAIPHFREALVTAPNDPAVHSSLARALAAGGEQTEAATHYERALEVAPDLPIALVGLAWIRATSPYESLRGADQALSLAQRAVALVGNDNPEVLDTLAAAYATTGRFDDAVATARRAVDLARANPAYEPLANNIEGRIRLYLAFRPFRSPLPDEQ; from the coding sequence ATGGTTATCACGCGGCTCTTCGGGAGCCTGATTGTCGTCGCGGCTGCGATGCTTCCAGGCATCGCGGCTGGCCAGGCGGACGACGGCAACTGGCCGCAGGGCGAACCCGACATGGTGCTCGAGTTGCCCGCGGTCTACACGCTCGCCTCAGGCAACGGCGTAAGCACGCGGAACTTCGTCCTGCCGGTTGATCTGACCGAAGAACGATGGGTCCGCGGGTTCGACCTGCGGCCCGCCGCGAGCGCCCGCGACGCTGTGCTGCGGGCGCGGATACTGCTCGATGTGACCGGCGTCGGCCAGAGGCGGGACGAGCAGGACGCCGAGTCGGGCTACGCGGGCGCCATCACGGACCATGGCGTGCTCCCCGCGGGCCACGTACTCACCTGGTCCGCGGCGGGCGGCATCCTTCCCCCGGTCGGGGGACTGGCGTGGCCGCTTCTCCCCGGCGCCGACGTACTGCTGCAACTCGAGATGCAGGCCAGCGGCGCGCCCGTCGACGTGCAGGCGTCGATAGGCCTGTATTTCGTCGACGGCGGGCCGGCGCTTGCCGCCGTCACGCTACCGATGGAAGCACCGGCGCTCGACATCCCGGCCGGGACGGCCGAGCACATCGTGGAGGATCGCTACCGCCTGCCAGTCGCCGTCGATCTGGTCGGGGCTTATCCGCAGATGGGGCCGCTCGGCCGGCAGATCCATCTGCAGGCCACCCTCCCGGACGGGACGGTAAGCGAGTTGCTTCAGTTGGATGACTGGCAGCCGGACGAACTGGTCGGCCATCGGTACGACCAAGCGATCCATCTGCCGGCCGAGACTACGCTGGTCGCGCGTTTCACGTTCGACAATTCGACTGGCAACCCCCGGAACCCGTCGGATCCGCCGGAACGCGCCGGATTCGTCGCCACCGCTCCCGACGGCGAGGCAGCGCCCGAGCAGGGAGAGCTGGTGCTGCAGGTGTTGCCGATACTGCCTATCGACACGGCGACGTTGGTCCGGAATATCGGCCTGAAGCGTGCGCGCAACGCCCTGCTTAGTCTGCAGGCACGGCTCCGCTTTGCCCCTGACGACTACCGGAGCCACAGCAGGCTGGCCGCACGCTATATCGACATGGGCCAGGCCGAGCTGGCGCGCCCGCATCTGGAGGAGGCCATCGCGCTGGAACCCGACTACGCCGAGACGCACTTCAATCTCGGGTCGCTGTTGATCGCCGAAGGCAACCATGCCGAGGCCATCGACGCCTTCCGCAAGGCGGTAGAGCTGCGTCCGGAGTACGCCGACGCCCACAACAACCTCGGAGCGCTGCTCGCGGCATCCGGCGCACTTACCGACGCGGTCGTCTACTACCAACTGGCGCTGCAGTTCAATCCGCGCGACGCGAGCGCGCACTTCAATCTGGCGAGCGCGCAACTCACCCTGGGCAACCGGGAGGAGGCGATTCCGCACTTCCGGGAAGCCCTGGTCACCGCACCCAACGATCCGGCGGTTCACAGCAGTCTTGCGCGGGCTCTGGCAGCCGGCGGCGAACAGACGGAAGCAGCTACGCACTATGAGCGGGCGCTTGAGGTTGCCCCAGACCTGCCGATCGCCCTGGTGGGTCTGGCGTGGATCCGGGCCACTTCGCCCTACGAGTCCCTCCGGGGCGCCGATCAGGCGCTCTCGCTGGCGCAGCGCGCCGTCGCTCTGGTCGGCAATGACAACCCCGAAGTGCTAGATACGCTCGCCGCCGCCTATGCCACGACCGGGCGGTTCGACGATGCGGTGGCTACCGCGCGCCGCGCCGTGGATCTGGCGCGGGCCAATCCGGCGTACGAGCCCCTCGCGAACAACATCGAAGGCCGCATCCGGCTGTACCTGGCATTCCGTCCATTCCGGTCACCGCTGCCGGACGAGCAGTAG
- a CDS encoding VOC family protein: MPTCFNHTIIYSRSRQASAHFLTQILGLPEPRAFGHFFVVDLDNGVSLDFADAGGREFQPQHYAFLIDEADFDRIYRRIRERGLDHWADPGRRRPGFNRNDGGRGVYFEDPDGHLLEVLTKPYGSA; this comes from the coding sequence ATGCCGACCTGTTTCAACCACACCATCATCTACAGCCGATCCAGGCAGGCGTCGGCGCACTTTCTCACGCAGATCCTCGGCCTTCCGGAACCGAGGGCCTTCGGGCACTTTTTCGTGGTCGATCTGGACAACGGCGTGTCGCTCGACTTTGCCGACGCCGGTGGCCGGGAGTTCCAGCCCCAGCACTACGCGTTTCTGATCGACGAAGCGGACTTCGACCGGATCTACAGACGCATCCGCGAGCGCGGCCTCGACCACTGGGCCGATCCGGGCAGGAGGCGGCCTGGCTTCAACCGCAACGACGGCGGACGCGGCGTCTACTTCGAGGATCCCGACGGCCACCTTCTGGAGGTGCTTACGAAGCCGTACGGCAGCGCGTGA
- a CDS encoding flavodoxin family protein, protein MLNERQERLCSESRWDFSDLRAVFLNCTLKPSPELSHTEGLIRISRAIMEKNGVAAELIRPVDYTLAPGVYPDMREHGAERDDWPALLERVMAADILVIGTSIWLGEKTSVATRVIERLYAASGQLNDDGQYAYYGRVGGCLVTGNEDGAKHCAMNLLYSLQHLGYVIPPQADAGWLGEAGPGPSYLDEGSGGPENDFTNRNTTFMTWNLLHTARMIKDAGGIPAHGNQRSAWDAGCRFDHPNPLYR, encoded by the coding sequence ATGCTGAACGAACGCCAGGAACGGCTGTGCTCCGAGAGCCGATGGGATTTCTCGGACCTGCGGGCGGTCTTTCTCAACTGCACGCTGAAACCGAGCCCGGAGCTGTCGCACACGGAAGGGCTGATACGGATCTCGCGCGCCATCATGGAGAAGAACGGTGTGGCGGCGGAGTTGATCCGCCCGGTCGACTACACGCTCGCGCCTGGTGTCTACCCAGATATGCGGGAACATGGGGCGGAGCGGGACGATTGGCCCGCGCTGCTGGAGCGGGTGATGGCGGCGGACATCCTCGTGATCGGCACCAGCATCTGGCTGGGTGAAAAGACATCGGTCGCCACCCGCGTGATCGAGCGGCTCTACGCGGCGTCGGGGCAGCTCAACGATGACGGCCAATACGCCTACTACGGCCGGGTCGGGGGTTGCCTCGTCACCGGAAACGAGGACGGCGCCAAGCACTGCGCAATGAACCTCCTCTACTCGCTGCAGCACCTCGGCTACGTGATTCCGCCCCAGGCGGACGCCGGGTGGCTGGGCGAGGCGGGGCCCGGACCGTCGTACCTCGACGAAGGGTCGGGCGGTCCCGAGAACGATTTCACGAACCGCAATACGACCTTCATGACGTGGAACCTGCTCCACACGGCGCGGATGATCAAGGATGCCGGCGGCATCCCGGCCCACGGCAATCAGCGGTCGGCGTGGGACGCCGGCTGCCGGTTCGACCACCCGAACCCGCTCTACCGCTGA
- a CDS encoding aspartate aminotransferase family protein — MFTTASLLPRDQAHLIHPLHDPASHRDGRVWVKGEGAVLTDADGRAYLDGLAGLWNVTAGHGRVELAEAMRKQAADLAYVSGYAGSSNPRAIELAEQLAGICYPSINHFFFTSGGGEATDSTIKTARAFWKLRGHPSKTKVISRVDAYHGVTLAAMSATGISRYWPLFEPRVPGFVHIPAPDPYRYTAPEGTSVGIAAANELEQVIQREGADTVAAFIAEPVQGAGGVIVPPDDYFPRIREICDQYDVLLAADEVITGFGRTGRLFALDHWGIEPDIVQFAKAITSGYFPFGGIGISDAIAETIETAGEPWMHAYTYSAHPVGCAVALRTLRIIEDEGLPEQAAVKGTALLGGLTDALGDHPHVGNIRGKGLMCAVELVEDRATKRPFAPDHGVGPALLRETAVRGLVSRVKGDTYLLAPPIVTPDDQLARMVEILSASVRTAVG, encoded by the coding sequence ATGTTTACGACTGCCAGCCTCCTGCCACGCGACCAGGCGCACCTCATCCATCCGCTGCACGACCCGGCCTCTCACCGGGACGGAAGGGTCTGGGTGAAGGGTGAGGGTGCGGTTCTGACCGACGCGGACGGACGAGCGTATCTCGACGGCCTCGCCGGCCTCTGGAACGTCACCGCCGGTCATGGCCGGGTGGAGCTTGCCGAGGCGATGCGGAAGCAGGCGGCCGACCTCGCCTACGTCTCCGGTTACGCCGGCAGCTCCAATCCGCGCGCGATCGAACTGGCCGAGCAACTGGCCGGCATCTGCTACCCCTCCATAAACCACTTCTTCTTTACGAGCGGCGGCGGCGAAGCGACCGACAGCACGATCAAGACGGCCCGCGCCTTCTGGAAGCTCCGGGGCCACCCGTCGAAGACGAAGGTGATATCGCGTGTCGACGCGTACCACGGGGTCACCCTGGCGGCGATGAGCGCCACTGGCATCAGCCGCTACTGGCCGCTGTTCGAACCGCGCGTTCCGGGCTTCGTCCACATTCCCGCTCCCGACCCGTATCGCTACACTGCGCCGGAGGGCACGAGCGTCGGGATCGCCGCCGCCAACGAGCTCGAACAGGTCATCCAGCGCGAGGGCGCCGACACGGTCGCGGCCTTCATCGCCGAGCCGGTGCAGGGAGCGGGCGGCGTCATCGTTCCGCCGGACGACTACTTCCCCCGAATCCGCGAGATCTGCGACCAGTACGATGTACTCCTCGCCGCCGACGAGGTGATCACCGGCTTCGGACGCACGGGCCGCCTTTTCGCGCTGGACCACTGGGGAATCGAGCCGGACATCGTTCAGTTCGCCAAGGCGATCACCTCCGGTTACTTCCCTTTCGGCGGCATCGGCATCAGTGACGCGATCGCCGAGACCATCGAGACGGCAGGCGAGCCCTGGATGCACGCCTATACGTACAGCGCCCATCCGGTCGGCTGCGCCGTCGCACTCCGCACGCTCCGGATCATTGAAGACGAGGGCCTCCCCGAGCAGGCGGCAGTCAAGGGGACCGCCCTGTTAGGCGGTCTGACGGACGCGCTGGGCGATCATCCGCATGTCGGCAACATCCGCGGCAAGGGCCTGATGTGCGCCGTCGAGCTGGTGGAGGACCGTGCCACGAAGCGGCCGTTCGCGCCCGACCACGGCGTCGGCCCCGCTCTGCTTCGGGAGACGGCGGTACGCGGCCTGGTGAGTCGGGTCAAGGGAGACACCTACCTGCTGGCTCCACCGATCGTCACCCCGGACGATCAGCTCGCGCGGATGGTCGAGATCCTCTCCGCATCGGTCCGTACCGCCGTCGGGTAG
- the bioF gene encoding 8-amino-7-oxononanoate synthase, with product MTTAAARRSLAEALAGRLAEREARAIRRQVRPLAETVGTHVQLEGRRLLQCCSNDYLGLALHPAVTRAAAEAAQAHGAGAGSARLVAGTSTLHAALEDDLARLKGTEAALVFSSGYHVNAGLLPALAADGDLILSDALNHASLIDGCRLSRAAVRVYRHADVGHLEELLRNSEHFRHRFIVTESVFAMDGDLAPLAEIVATARRHDAWTVVDEAHATGVFGPTGGGLVEQLGLTDAIDVQVGTLSKALGSLGGFVAGSRELVDWLLNAARTFVYTTATPPAVVAASRTAIRVLTTEPERRARLWSNAAKLRESLQRVGFRLAAGTSPILPVLVGEAKDAVRLADAVLERGVLVPAIRPPTVQEGTARLRVTLMATHTDADVEEAAAAFAAAGQATGLLG from the coding sequence ATGACGACCGCCGCCGCCCGTCGCTCACTTGCCGAGGCGCTCGCTGGGCGATTGGCCGAGCGGGAGGCGCGCGCAATCCGCCGGCAAGTCCGCCCGCTCGCGGAGACAGTCGGGACCCATGTCCAGCTCGAGGGACGGCGCCTGCTGCAGTGCTGCTCGAACGACTATCTCGGCCTGGCATTGCACCCGGCGGTAACGCGGGCGGCGGCAGAGGCGGCGCAAGCGCACGGCGCGGGAGCAGGATCCGCACGGCTCGTCGCGGGCACCTCGACGTTGCACGCCGCCCTGGAAGACGATCTCGCACGTCTGAAGGGAACCGAGGCCGCACTCGTCTTTTCCTCCGGGTACCACGTCAATGCCGGTCTCCTCCCGGCGCTCGCGGCCGATGGAGACCTCATCCTGAGCGATGCACTCAACCATGCCAGCCTGATCGATGGTTGCCGGTTGTCGCGGGCGGCAGTCCGGGTCTACCGGCATGCCGATGTTGGCCACCTCGAGGAACTGTTGCGCAACTCCGAACACTTCCGCCACCGGTTCATCGTCACCGAGTCGGTCTTCGCGATGGATGGCGATCTCGCACCGCTCGCCGAAATCGTGGCGACGGCGCGACGTCACGATGCCTGGACGGTGGTCGACGAGGCACACGCGACCGGCGTCTTCGGTCCGACCGGCGGCGGTCTGGTGGAACAGCTCGGCCTGACGGACGCCATCGACGTGCAAGTCGGTACCCTGAGCAAGGCGCTCGGATCGCTCGGCGGCTTCGTCGCCGGATCGCGGGAACTCGTGGACTGGTTATTGAATGCCGCGCGGACTTTCGTCTACACGACCGCGACCCCGCCAGCGGTCGTGGCGGCGTCCCGCACGGCGATCCGCGTCCTGACCACCGAACCGGAGCGGCGTGCGCGCCTCTGGTCCAACGCGGCGAAGCTCCGAGAGTCACTGCAGCGCGTCGGCTTTCGTCTCGCTGCCGGCACGTCGCCGATTCTGCCGGTTCTGGTGGGCGAAGCGAAGGACGCAGTCCGGCTGGCCGATGCGGTGCTCGAACGAGGCGTGCTCGTCCCCGCCATTCGTCCGCCCACCGTGCAGGAGGGAACGGCCCGATTGCGCGTCACCCTCATGGCGACGCACACGGACGCGGACGTCGAGGAAGCAGCGGCGGCGTTCGCTGCCGCGGGACAGGCGACCGGCCTGCTTGGATGA
- a CDS encoding fumarylacetoacetate hydrolase family protein, with amino-acid sequence MKRISVVAVVVAVAVLAGAVASAQEVTKYVRYEHGGSVSYGVLEGETIHQLRGNVFESPERTGTTVPLDEVQLLVPSEPQKVVAAGLNYRSHLGQASPAEYPGLFDKHATSLAPHEATVIYYEDATNLHFEGEMVLIIGKTARNVSVEEAPDYIFAVAPGNDISERVWQSNDLQWFRAKGADTFGPVGPVMARGVDYNDLLLQTRVNGEVLQSQRTRDLLFDSSTLVSYISRYVTLEPGDMIFTGTPGTTSAMQPGDVVEVELEGVGVLRNTIGEKGVRPTNEE; translated from the coding sequence ATGAAGCGCATCAGTGTCGTGGCCGTGGTCGTGGCGGTGGCCGTGCTGGCCGGGGCCGTGGCTTCCGCTCAGGAAGTGACGAAGTACGTCCGCTACGAGCACGGCGGCAGCGTGTCGTACGGCGTGCTCGAGGGAGAGACGATCCACCAGCTCCGCGGCAACGTCTTCGAGTCGCCCGAGCGGACCGGCACGACCGTGCCCCTCGACGAGGTCCAGCTCCTCGTTCCGAGTGAACCGCAGAAGGTAGTGGCGGCCGGCCTCAATTACCGCAGCCATCTCGGCCAGGCGTCGCCGGCGGAATACCCGGGGCTTTTCGACAAGCACGCCACGTCGCTGGCGCCGCATGAGGCGACAGTCATCTACTACGAGGATGCCACCAACCTCCACTTCGAGGGGGAGATGGTGTTGATCATCGGCAAGACGGCCCGCAACGTTTCGGTCGAGGAGGCGCCCGACTACATTTTCGCGGTCGCCCCCGGCAACGACATCAGCGAACGGGTGTGGCAGAGCAACGACCTGCAGTGGTTCCGCGCAAAGGGGGCCGATACGTTCGGGCCGGTCGGCCCGGTGATGGCGCGCGGCGTAGATTACAACGACCTGCTGCTGCAGACCCGTGTCAACGGGGAAGTCCTGCAGTCGCAGCGGACGCGCGATCTACTGTTCGATTCGTCCACGCTGGTGAGCTACATCAGCCGCTACGTGACCCTCGAGCCGGGTGACATGATCTTCACTGGCACGCCGGGGACCACTTCGGCGATGCAGCCCGGGGATGTCGTCGAGGTGGAGCTCGAGGGAGTCGGCGTGCTCCGCAATACGATCGGCGAGAAGGGCGTCCGGCCCACGAACGAGGAATAA